TTGTCAAAAATAGTATTTAAAATTTAATCAAATGACAAATATTTAAGACCATTAATCAAAAAAATTAGTATTTTGTAAAATATAGTTAATTAAAGTGTAAATTAAAAAAATTCAAATTAAACAAAAGTGATGAAACTATTTAAATGAAGTCAAAAAAATATAATATTAATAACAAATGGAGAAAAAATAATGAAAAAAATAGGATTAATTGGATGAACTGCTCCAGAATCAACAATAATGTATTACAAAAAATTAACTCATGAACTAAATGAAATGAACGGTGGTGAAAAACTACCTGAAATTACTATTGAAAGTGTTGATATGTATAATATCCTAAATCAAATAGGAAATAGAAACTGTGAAGAAGCTTCAGATTATATGGTTGAAAGAATAAAATATCTAAAAAATGGTGGTGCAGAAATCATATCATTTACATCAGTAACAATGCACATCTTACTTGATCACATTTATAAAAAAACAGATATTGAACTTGAAAGCATTCCAAAAGCAGTATGTGAAAAAGCAGTTTCAAAAGGAATTAAAAAAGTTGGGCTTTTAGGAACTGGTTTTACAATGAAAGAAAACCATATGAAAAAAGATTTCATAAAAGAAGGAATTGAAGTATTCGTACCTGATGAAAAAGGCCAAGAATTAATTGATAATAAAATATTTGAAGAACTTGTTCACGGAACTATTAACGAAAGTACTGTAAAAGAATTTGTTAATATAATCGAAGAAATGAAAAACAAATATGGAATTGAAGCAATTATTCTTGGATGTACTGAAATACCATTAATTATAAATGACGACAATTCCCCAGTACCAGTTTTAAATGCAACTGAAATACATATAAATAAATTAATAAAAATGGCAATGGATTAGAACTCAAAATCAGTTCTAATTTCAGATACCTCATTGCATTTAGCTAATACATTGACTAATCTTTCATCCAAATCTGTTTGGTTGTTGTGATAGTCAATTTCACCAAGCT
This Methanobacteriaceae archaeon DNA region includes the following protein-coding sequences:
- a CDS encoding amino acid racemase, translated to MMYYKKLTHELNEMNGGEKLPEITIESVDMYNILNQIGNRNCEEASDYMVERIKYLKNGGAEIISFTSVTMHILLDHIYKKTDIELESIPKAVCEKAVSKGIKKVGLLGTGFTMKENHMKKDFIKEGIEVFVPDEKGQELIDNKIFEELVHGTINESTVKEFVNIIEEMKNKYGIEAIILGCTEIPLIINDDNSPVPVLNATEIHINKLIKMAMD